A window of Numenius arquata chromosome 6, bNumArq3.hap1.1, whole genome shotgun sequence contains these coding sequences:
- the ZNF106 gene encoding zinc finger protein 106 isoform X10, which yields MVRERKCILCHIGYNSKKEMEEHMRSMLHHRELENLKGRFGIEMVPLVQNEQEGLELGEESDLSTLEGFQWEGISLAVPGSARKRSFSESSVIADRNPSAYSFFSEQAKTKESGQRQIIAASHSHHITSGYEASTGIEVDLKRKTSSLPLSPFMSERTETSGRRHSLQATSEVTGLTKQDQESPEKRTPLLEKQNVLEISEENRPASNNASLLAVSNNIDAATDSSCTSGTEQNDSQGIGKKRRATGEGSSPEIPSLERKNKRRKIKGKKETYEPSELSEQLSCSVLSERRNSKSQMAADLIPAGSFLPLLDTLSSSVPPLGASVHVNTPSPFQSSGITPTAPPDSSVQVKREPVSPKGSEENVNSVLQSSPSASQAEEVEQKDEMPMDKTPKLSAELSEQQAVTTVVPAEKGNRRRRKLRKKKTLRAARVPENSDTEQDIIDSKPVRKVKGGKVPKGEKVTTSNPPRQENGATAQTTRNKDENDSDASLELVEVPAPQCEVVDIGSSESGDEKPDSPSKRDSRSSVDQAVLEASCSGYDEVSSTSEIGTNYMNDGKRSMAETQTSVSSLRGSKNSSEVSSEPGEDEEPTEGSFEGHLAAVNAIQIFGNLLYTCSADKTVCAYNLVSRKCVAIFEGHTSKVNCLLVTQTNGKSAALYTGSSDHTINCYNIKTRECMVQFKLEDRVLCLHSRWRILYAGLANGTVVTFSIKNNKQVDTFECHGPRAVSCLATAQEGARKLLVVGSYDCTISVRDARNGLLLRTLEGHSKTILCMKVVNDLVFSGSSDQSVHAHNIHTGELVRIYKGHNHAVTVVNILGKVMVTACLDKFVRVYELQSHDRLQVYGGHTDMIMCMTIHKSMIYTGCYDGSVRAVRLNLMQNYRCWWHGCSLIFGVVDHLKQHLLTDHTNPNFQTLKCRWKNCDAFFTSRKGSKQDAVGHIERHAEDDSRIDS from the exons GTTTGGTATAGAAATGGTGCCTCTTGTTCAAAATGAGCAAGAGGGTCTAGAACTTGGTGAAGAATCTGACCTGTCTACTCTGGAAGGATTCCAGTGGGAAGGAATTTCTTTAGCAGTGCCTGGCTCAGCCAGAAAACGTAGCTTTTCTGAAAGCAGTGTCATTGCAGACAGAAATCCTTCTGCTTATAGCTTCTTCAGTGaacaagccaaaacaaaagaaagtggGCAAAGGCAAATAATTGCAGCCAGCCACTCACATCACATAACATCTGGGTATGAGGCAAGCACTGGCATTGAGGTTGACTTGAAACGGAAGACGTCTTCTCTTCCTTTGTCGCCGTTTATGTCTGAGAGAACTGAGACTAGTGGAAGGAGACACAGCCTACAGGCCACTTCTGAGGTCACAGGCCTCACCAAACAAGACCAGgagagcccagagaagagaacaccccttcttgaaaaacaaaatgtacTAGAAATCTCAGAAGAAAATCGTCCAGCTTCAAATAATGCTTCACTTCTTGCAGTGTCTAATAACATAGATGCAGCTACAGACAGTAGCTGCACATCTGGTACTGAGCAGAATGACAGCCAAGGAATTGGAAAGAAACGAAGAGCAACTGGA GAGGGATCTTCTCCTGAAATCCCTAGTctagaaagaaagaataagagaagaaaaatcaaaggtaAAAAAG AAACGTATGAACCTTCTGAACTGTCAGAGCAACTTTCCTGCAGTGTCTTAAGTGAGAGAAGAAATAGCAAATCTCAGATGGCAGCTGACTTAATTCCTGCAGGCTCCTTCCTGCCCCTTTTGGACACTTTATCTTCTTCTGTACCTCCACTGGGAGCTTCTGTTCATGTAAATACACCGTCACCATTCCAGTCTTCTGGCATCACACCTACCGCTCCTCCTGACTCCTCAGTACAAGTTAAACGAGAACCTGTGTCTCCAAAAGGCTCGGAAGAAAATGTGAATTCCGTACTCCAGAGCTCTCCAAGTGCTTCACAGGCAGAAGAGGTGGAGCAGAAGGATG AAATGCCAATGgataaaacccccaaattgtcagCGGAACTGTCTGAGCAGCAGGCGGTAACCACTGTAGtcccagcagaaaaaggaaacaggaggaggagaaagttaaggaagaagaaaactctgAGGGCAGCCCGCGTGCCAGAGAACAGTGATACAGAACAGGATATAATTGACTCTAAGCCTGTTCGGAAAGTAAAGGGTGGAAAGGTTCCTAAAGGAGAGAAAGTTACTACATCCAATCCTCCAAGACAGGAGAATGGAGCTACTGCTCAAACAACAAGAAACAAAGATGAGAATGACAGTGATGCTTCTCTGGAGCTGGTGGAAGTTCCAGCGCCCCAGTGTGAGGTTGTTGACATTGGCTCATCGGAGTCAGGAGATGAGAAACCAGACAGTCCATCGAAGAGGGATTCACGCAGCTCTGTGGATCAAGCAGTCCTGGAGGCATCTTGCTCTGGTTATGATGAAGTGAGCTCTACCAGTGAGATTGGAACAAATTATATGAATGATGGGAAAAGAAG CATGGCTGAGACGCAGACTTCCGTATCATCACTAAGAGGATCAAAGAACTCATCAG AAGTGTCTTCAGAGCCAGGTGAGGATGAAGAACCTACAGAGGGAAGCTTTGAGGGACACCTAGCTGCAGTGAATGCTATTCAGATTTTTGGGAATTTGTTGTATACCTGCTCAGCAGACAAAACTGTTTGTGCCTACAATCTGGTT AGCAGGAAGTGTGTGGCCATCTTTGAAGGCCACACTTCAAAAGTGAACTGCCTCCTGGTCACGCAGACAAATGGGAAGAGCGCTGCACTCTACACTGGCTCAAGCGACCACACTATCAACTGTTACAATATCAAG ACCAGAGAGTGCATGGTACAGTTTAAATTGGAAGATAGAGTGCTCTGTTTACACAGTAGATGGCGGATCCTTTATGCAGGCCTTGCAAATGGCACCGTGGTTACTTTCAGCATAAAG AACAACAAGCAGGTTGATACCTTCGAATGCCATGGCCCTAGAGCAGTGAGCTGTCTGGCCACAGCTCAGGAAGGAGCACGCAAGTTGTTGGTAGTGGGCTCCTACGACTGCACCATCAGCGTGCGAGACGCGCGGAACGGGCTGCTTCTCAGAACCTTGGAGGGTCACAGCAAGACTATCCTCTGCATGAAG gtTGTAAATGATCTGGTATTCAGTGGCTCCAGCGATCAGTCTGTCCACGCCCACAACATTCAT actggagagctggtaaGGATCTATAAAGGCCATAACCACGCAGTAACGGTTGTGAACATTCTTGGGAAAGTGATGGTGACAGCATGTCTGGATAAATTTGTTCGTGTTTATGAACTGCAG tCGCACGACCGCTTGCAAGTCTATGGAGGCCACACAGATATGATCATGTGTATGACCATCCATAAGAGCATG aTCTACACTGGATGCTATGATGGCAGCGTCAGAGCTGTGAGGCTTAATCTGATGCAGAATTATCGTTGCTGG tggcACGGGTGTTCACTCATCTTTGGAGTTGTGGACCATCTGAAACAACACTTGCTAACTGACCACACCAACCCAAATTTTCAAACCCTAAAATGTCGTTGGAAGAACTGTGATGCTTTCTTTACTTCCAGAAAAGGTTCCAAGCAG GATGCTGTAGGACACATTGAGAGACATGCTGAGGATGACAGCAGGATTGACTCGTGA
- the ZNF106 gene encoding zinc finger protein 106 isoform X8, with product MVRERKCILCHIGYNSKKEMEEHMRSMLHHRELENLKGRFGIEMVPLVQNEQEGLELGEESDLSTLEGFQWEGISLAVPGSARKRSFSESSVIADRNPSAYSFFSEQAKTKESGQRQIIAASHSHHITSGYEASTGIEVDLKRKTSSLPLSPFMSERTETSGRRHSLQATSEVTGLTKQDQESPEKRTPLLEKQNVLEISEENRPASNNASLLAVSNNIDAATDSSCTSGTEQNDSQGIGKKRRATGEGSSPEIPSLERKNKRRKIKGKKEHSQVDQLLAISLREEELSKSLHSVDSSLLQARAALQAAYVEVQRFLVLKQQITMEMSTLRSQRIQILQGLQETYEPSELSEQLSCSVLSERRNSKSQMAADLIPAGSFLPLLDTLSSSVPPLGASVHVNTPSPFQSSGITPTAPPDSSVQVKREPVSPKGSEENVNSVLQSSPSASQAEEVEQKDEMPMDKTPKLSAELSEQQAVTTVVPAEKGNRRRRKLRKKKTLRAARVPENSDTEQDIIDSKPVRKVKGGKVPKGEKVTTSNPPRQENGATAQTTRNKDENDSDASLELVEVPAPQCEVVDIGSSESGDEKPDSPSKRDSRSSVDQAVLEASCSGYDEVSSTSEIGTNYMNDGKRSMAETQTSVSSLRGSKNSSEVSSEPGEDEEPTEGSFEGHLAAVNAIQIFGNLLYTCSADKTVCAYNLVSRKCVAIFEGHTSKVNCLLVTQTNGKSAALYTGSSDHTINCYNIKTRECMVQFKLEDRVLCLHSRWRILYAGLANGTVVTFSIKNNKQVDTFECHGPRAVSCLATAQEGARKLLVVGSYDCTISVRDARNGLLLRTLEGHSKTILCMKVVNDLVFSGSSDQSVHAHNIHTGELVRIYKGHNHAVTVVNILGKVMVTACLDKFVRVYELQSHDRLQVYGGHTDMIMCMTIHKSMIYTGCYDGSVRAVRLNLMQNYRCWWHGCSLIFGVVDHLKQHLLTDHTNPNFQTLKCRWKNCDAFFTSRKGSKQDAVGHIERHAEDDSRIDS from the exons GTTTGGTATAGAAATGGTGCCTCTTGTTCAAAATGAGCAAGAGGGTCTAGAACTTGGTGAAGAATCTGACCTGTCTACTCTGGAAGGATTCCAGTGGGAAGGAATTTCTTTAGCAGTGCCTGGCTCAGCCAGAAAACGTAGCTTTTCTGAAAGCAGTGTCATTGCAGACAGAAATCCTTCTGCTTATAGCTTCTTCAGTGaacaagccaaaacaaaagaaagtggGCAAAGGCAAATAATTGCAGCCAGCCACTCACATCACATAACATCTGGGTATGAGGCAAGCACTGGCATTGAGGTTGACTTGAAACGGAAGACGTCTTCTCTTCCTTTGTCGCCGTTTATGTCTGAGAGAACTGAGACTAGTGGAAGGAGACACAGCCTACAGGCCACTTCTGAGGTCACAGGCCTCACCAAACAAGACCAGgagagcccagagaagagaacaccccttcttgaaaaacaaaatgtacTAGAAATCTCAGAAGAAAATCGTCCAGCTTCAAATAATGCTTCACTTCTTGCAGTGTCTAATAACATAGATGCAGCTACAGACAGTAGCTGCACATCTGGTACTGAGCAGAATGACAGCCAAGGAATTGGAAAGAAACGAAGAGCAACTGGA GAGGGATCTTCTCCTGAAATCCCTAGTctagaaagaaagaataagagaagaaaaatcaaaggtaAAAAAG aacACTCTCAGGTAGACCAGTTGTTGGCTATTTCGCTGAGGGAAGAAGAGTTAAGCAAGTCCCTGCACAGCGTGGACAGCAGTCTCTTGcaggccagggctgccctgcaGGCTGCCTATGTTGAGGTTCAACGGTTCCTTGTGTTAAAGCAACAG ATAACCATGGAAATGAGTACACTGAGAAGTCAGAGAATCCAGATCTTGCAGGGACTACAAG AAACGTATGAACCTTCTGAACTGTCAGAGCAACTTTCCTGCAGTGTCTTAAGTGAGAGAAGAAATAGCAAATCTCAGATGGCAGCTGACTTAATTCCTGCAGGCTCCTTCCTGCCCCTTTTGGACACTTTATCTTCTTCTGTACCTCCACTGGGAGCTTCTGTTCATGTAAATACACCGTCACCATTCCAGTCTTCTGGCATCACACCTACCGCTCCTCCTGACTCCTCAGTACAAGTTAAACGAGAACCTGTGTCTCCAAAAGGCTCGGAAGAAAATGTGAATTCCGTACTCCAGAGCTCTCCAAGTGCTTCACAGGCAGAAGAGGTGGAGCAGAAGGATG AAATGCCAATGgataaaacccccaaattgtcagCGGAACTGTCTGAGCAGCAGGCGGTAACCACTGTAGtcccagcagaaaaaggaaacaggaggaggagaaagttaaggaagaagaaaactctgAGGGCAGCCCGCGTGCCAGAGAACAGTGATACAGAACAGGATATAATTGACTCTAAGCCTGTTCGGAAAGTAAAGGGTGGAAAGGTTCCTAAAGGAGAGAAAGTTACTACATCCAATCCTCCAAGACAGGAGAATGGAGCTACTGCTCAAACAACAAGAAACAAAGATGAGAATGACAGTGATGCTTCTCTGGAGCTGGTGGAAGTTCCAGCGCCCCAGTGTGAGGTTGTTGACATTGGCTCATCGGAGTCAGGAGATGAGAAACCAGACAGTCCATCGAAGAGGGATTCACGCAGCTCTGTGGATCAAGCAGTCCTGGAGGCATCTTGCTCTGGTTATGATGAAGTGAGCTCTACCAGTGAGATTGGAACAAATTATATGAATGATGGGAAAAGAAG CATGGCTGAGACGCAGACTTCCGTATCATCACTAAGAGGATCAAAGAACTCATCAG AAGTGTCTTCAGAGCCAGGTGAGGATGAAGAACCTACAGAGGGAAGCTTTGAGGGACACCTAGCTGCAGTGAATGCTATTCAGATTTTTGGGAATTTGTTGTATACCTGCTCAGCAGACAAAACTGTTTGTGCCTACAATCTGGTT AGCAGGAAGTGTGTGGCCATCTTTGAAGGCCACACTTCAAAAGTGAACTGCCTCCTGGTCACGCAGACAAATGGGAAGAGCGCTGCACTCTACACTGGCTCAAGCGACCACACTATCAACTGTTACAATATCAAG ACCAGAGAGTGCATGGTACAGTTTAAATTGGAAGATAGAGTGCTCTGTTTACACAGTAGATGGCGGATCCTTTATGCAGGCCTTGCAAATGGCACCGTGGTTACTTTCAGCATAAAG AACAACAAGCAGGTTGATACCTTCGAATGCCATGGCCCTAGAGCAGTGAGCTGTCTGGCCACAGCTCAGGAAGGAGCACGCAAGTTGTTGGTAGTGGGCTCCTACGACTGCACCATCAGCGTGCGAGACGCGCGGAACGGGCTGCTTCTCAGAACCTTGGAGGGTCACAGCAAGACTATCCTCTGCATGAAG gtTGTAAATGATCTGGTATTCAGTGGCTCCAGCGATCAGTCTGTCCACGCCCACAACATTCAT actggagagctggtaaGGATCTATAAAGGCCATAACCACGCAGTAACGGTTGTGAACATTCTTGGGAAAGTGATGGTGACAGCATGTCTGGATAAATTTGTTCGTGTTTATGAACTGCAG tCGCACGACCGCTTGCAAGTCTATGGAGGCCACACAGATATGATCATGTGTATGACCATCCATAAGAGCATG aTCTACACTGGATGCTATGATGGCAGCGTCAGAGCTGTGAGGCTTAATCTGATGCAGAATTATCGTTGCTGG tggcACGGGTGTTCACTCATCTTTGGAGTTGTGGACCATCTGAAACAACACTTGCTAACTGACCACACCAACCCAAATTTTCAAACCCTAAAATGTCGTTGGAAGAACTGTGATGCTTTCTTTACTTCCAGAAAAGGTTCCAAGCAG GATGCTGTAGGACACATTGAGAGACATGCTGAGGATGACAGCAGGATTGACTCGTGA
- the ZNF106 gene encoding zinc finger protein 106 isoform X7 produces MVRERKCILCHIGYNSKKEMEEHMRSMLHHRELENLKGRFGIEMVPLVQNEQEGLELGEESDLSTLEGFQWEGISLAVPGSARKRSFSESSVIADRNPSAYSFFSEQAKTKESGQRQIIAASHSHHITSGYEASTGIEVDLKRKTSSLPLSPFMSERTETSGRRHSLQATSEVTGLTKQDQESPEKRTPLLEKQNVLEISEENRPASNNASLLAVSNNIDAATDSSCTSGTEQNDSQGIGKKRRATGEGSSPEIPSLERKNKRRKIKGKKEHSQVDQLLAISLREEELSKSLHSVDSSLLQARAALQAAYVEVQRFLVLKQQITMEMSTLRSQRIQILQGLQETYEPSELSEQLSCSVLSERRNSKSQMAADLIPAGSFLPLLDTLSSSVPPLGASVHVNTPSPFQSSGITPTAPPDSSVQVKREPVSPKGSEENVNSVLQSSPSASQAEEVEQKDETNQKTPVYPVISATISLSELSTSFQHTNQDVRKPAADRGKAGLPENPSPHSLVVSSKTEANDALTESFILDRCSTPLPKHSVLLEMPMDKTPKLSAELSEQQAVTTVVPAEKGNRRRRKLRKKKTLRAARVPENSDTEQDIIDSKPVRKVKGGKVPKGEKVTTSNPPRQENGATAQTTRNKDENDSDASLELVEVPAPQCEVVDIGSSESGDEKPDSPSKRDSRSSVDQAVLEASCSGYDEVSSTSEIGTNYMNDGKRSMAETQTSVSSLRGSKNSSEVSSEPGEDEEPTEGSFEGHLAAVNAIQIFGNLLYTCSADKTVCAYNLVSRKCVAIFEGHTSKVNCLLVTQTNGKSAALYTGSSDHTINCYNIKTRECMVQFKLEDRVLCLHSRWRILYAGLANGTVVTFSIKNNKQVDTFECHGPRAVSCLATAQEGARKLLVVGSYDCTISVRDARNGLLLRTLEGHSKTILCMKVVNDLVFSGSSDQSVHAHNIHTGELVRIYKGHNHAVTVVNILGKVMVTACLDKFVRVYELQSHDRLQVYGGHTDMIMCMTIHKSMIYTGCYDGSVRAVRLNLMQNYRCWWHGCSLIFGVVDHLKQHLLTDHTNPNFQTLKCRWKNCDAFFTSRKGSKQDAVGHIERHAEDDSRIDS; encoded by the exons GTTTGGTATAGAAATGGTGCCTCTTGTTCAAAATGAGCAAGAGGGTCTAGAACTTGGTGAAGAATCTGACCTGTCTACTCTGGAAGGATTCCAGTGGGAAGGAATTTCTTTAGCAGTGCCTGGCTCAGCCAGAAAACGTAGCTTTTCTGAAAGCAGTGTCATTGCAGACAGAAATCCTTCTGCTTATAGCTTCTTCAGTGaacaagccaaaacaaaagaaagtggGCAAAGGCAAATAATTGCAGCCAGCCACTCACATCACATAACATCTGGGTATGAGGCAAGCACTGGCATTGAGGTTGACTTGAAACGGAAGACGTCTTCTCTTCCTTTGTCGCCGTTTATGTCTGAGAGAACTGAGACTAGTGGAAGGAGACACAGCCTACAGGCCACTTCTGAGGTCACAGGCCTCACCAAACAAGACCAGgagagcccagagaagagaacaccccttcttgaaaaacaaaatgtacTAGAAATCTCAGAAGAAAATCGTCCAGCTTCAAATAATGCTTCACTTCTTGCAGTGTCTAATAACATAGATGCAGCTACAGACAGTAGCTGCACATCTGGTACTGAGCAGAATGACAGCCAAGGAATTGGAAAGAAACGAAGAGCAACTGGA GAGGGATCTTCTCCTGAAATCCCTAGTctagaaagaaagaataagagaagaaaaatcaaaggtaAAAAAG aacACTCTCAGGTAGACCAGTTGTTGGCTATTTCGCTGAGGGAAGAAGAGTTAAGCAAGTCCCTGCACAGCGTGGACAGCAGTCTCTTGcaggccagggctgccctgcaGGCTGCCTATGTTGAGGTTCAACGGTTCCTTGTGTTAAAGCAACAG ATAACCATGGAAATGAGTACACTGAGAAGTCAGAGAATCCAGATCTTGCAGGGACTACAAG AAACGTATGAACCTTCTGAACTGTCAGAGCAACTTTCCTGCAGTGTCTTAAGTGAGAGAAGAAATAGCAAATCTCAGATGGCAGCTGACTTAATTCCTGCAGGCTCCTTCCTGCCCCTTTTGGACACTTTATCTTCTTCTGTACCTCCACTGGGAGCTTCTGTTCATGTAAATACACCGTCACCATTCCAGTCTTCTGGCATCACACCTACCGCTCCTCCTGACTCCTCAGTACAAGTTAAACGAGAACCTGTGTCTCCAAAAGGCTCGGAAGAAAATGTGAATTCCGTACTCCAGAGCTCTCCAAGTGCTTCACAGGCAGAAGAGGTGGAGCAGAAGGATG AGACCAACCAGAAGACTCCAGTGTATCCAGTTATCTCTGCAACCATATCCCTATCAGAGCTGTCAACTTCTTTCCAACACACTAATCAAGATGTTCGCAAGCCTGCTGCGGACAGGGGAAAGGCTGGACTTCCCGAGAACCCTTCTCCTCATTCACTCGTTGTTTCCAGCAAGACAGAAGCAAATGATGCACTGACTGAAAGCTTTATACTGGATCGGTGTAGCACCCCTCTTCCAAAGCATTCAGTCCTTCTAGAAATGCCAATGgataaaacccccaaattgtcagCGGAACTGTCTGAGCAGCAGGCGGTAACCACTGTAGtcccagcagaaaaaggaaacaggaggaggagaaagttaaggaagaagaaaactctgAGGGCAGCCCGCGTGCCAGAGAACAGTGATACAGAACAGGATATAATTGACTCTAAGCCTGTTCGGAAAGTAAAGGGTGGAAAGGTTCCTAAAGGAGAGAAAGTTACTACATCCAATCCTCCAAGACAGGAGAATGGAGCTACTGCTCAAACAACAAGAAACAAAGATGAGAATGACAGTGATGCTTCTCTGGAGCTGGTGGAAGTTCCAGCGCCCCAGTGTGAGGTTGTTGACATTGGCTCATCGGAGTCAGGAGATGAGAAACCAGACAGTCCATCGAAGAGGGATTCACGCAGCTCTGTGGATCAAGCAGTCCTGGAGGCATCTTGCTCTGGTTATGATGAAGTGAGCTCTACCAGTGAGATTGGAACAAATTATATGAATGATGGGAAAAGAAG CATGGCTGAGACGCAGACTTCCGTATCATCACTAAGAGGATCAAAGAACTCATCAG AAGTGTCTTCAGAGCCAGGTGAGGATGAAGAACCTACAGAGGGAAGCTTTGAGGGACACCTAGCTGCAGTGAATGCTATTCAGATTTTTGGGAATTTGTTGTATACCTGCTCAGCAGACAAAACTGTTTGTGCCTACAATCTGGTT AGCAGGAAGTGTGTGGCCATCTTTGAAGGCCACACTTCAAAAGTGAACTGCCTCCTGGTCACGCAGACAAATGGGAAGAGCGCTGCACTCTACACTGGCTCAAGCGACCACACTATCAACTGTTACAATATCAAG ACCAGAGAGTGCATGGTACAGTTTAAATTGGAAGATAGAGTGCTCTGTTTACACAGTAGATGGCGGATCCTTTATGCAGGCCTTGCAAATGGCACCGTGGTTACTTTCAGCATAAAG AACAACAAGCAGGTTGATACCTTCGAATGCCATGGCCCTAGAGCAGTGAGCTGTCTGGCCACAGCTCAGGAAGGAGCACGCAAGTTGTTGGTAGTGGGCTCCTACGACTGCACCATCAGCGTGCGAGACGCGCGGAACGGGCTGCTTCTCAGAACCTTGGAGGGTCACAGCAAGACTATCCTCTGCATGAAG gtTGTAAATGATCTGGTATTCAGTGGCTCCAGCGATCAGTCTGTCCACGCCCACAACATTCAT actggagagctggtaaGGATCTATAAAGGCCATAACCACGCAGTAACGGTTGTGAACATTCTTGGGAAAGTGATGGTGACAGCATGTCTGGATAAATTTGTTCGTGTTTATGAACTGCAG tCGCACGACCGCTTGCAAGTCTATGGAGGCCACACAGATATGATCATGTGTATGACCATCCATAAGAGCATG aTCTACACTGGATGCTATGATGGCAGCGTCAGAGCTGTGAGGCTTAATCTGATGCAGAATTATCGTTGCTGG tggcACGGGTGTTCACTCATCTTTGGAGTTGTGGACCATCTGAAACAACACTTGCTAACTGACCACACCAACCCAAATTTTCAAACCCTAAAATGTCGTTGGAAGAACTGTGATGCTTTCTTTACTTCCAGAAAAGGTTCCAAGCAG GATGCTGTAGGACACATTGAGAGACATGCTGAGGATGACAGCAGGATTGACTCGTGA